A window of the Choloepus didactylus isolate mChoDid1 chromosome 11, mChoDid1.pri, whole genome shotgun sequence genome harbors these coding sequences:
- the SRD5A1 gene encoding 3-oxo-5-alpha-steroid 4-dehydrogenase 1 — translation MELMEQRLLDALAYLESALGVLCMLLVRRFGTSYGRYWSPGSAWPVPARSGWVLQELPSLAVPLLLCAHAPAERLARWPNGVLLAMFLVHYAHRSLIFPFLIRGGKPMPLYSWTLAFVFCAFNGYLQGRYLSQYAVYDEDWVTDPRFLTGFILWLTGMLINIHSDHILRNLRKPGETGYKIPRGGLFEYITAANYFGEIIEWCGFALASWSIQGLAFALFTFCFLFSRAKQHHQWYLDKFEDYPKFRKILIPFLV, via the exons ATGGAGCTGATGGAGCAGCGCCTGCTCGACGCGCTCGCCTACCTGGAGAGCGCGCTGGGCGTCCTGTGCATGCTGCTCGTCCGCCGCTTCGGCACGTCCTACGGCCGCTACTGGTCGCCGGGCTCCGCCTGGCCGGTGCCGGCGCGCTCCGGCTGGGTGCTGCAGGAGCTGCCCTCGCTCGCCGTGCCCCTCCTCCTGTGCGCCCACGCGCCCGCCGAGCGCCTCGCCCGCTGGCCCAACGGCGTCCTGCTGGCCATGTTCCTCGTCCACTACGCGCACAG GTCCTtgattttcccatttctgattcgAGGGGGAAAACCAATGCCACTCTACTCGTGGACTTTGGCATTCGTATTCTGTGCCTTTAATGGCTACCTGCAAGGCAGGTACCTGAGCCAGTATGCGGTGTACGATGAGGACTGGGTCACCGATCCCCGGTTCCTGACAG gtttcatcTTGTGGTTAACGGGCATGCTGATAAACATCCATTCGGACCACATCCTAAGGAATCTCAGAAAACCGGGTGAAACTGGATACAAAATACCAAGGG GAGGCTTATTTGAATATATAACTGCAGCCAACTACTTTGGAGAAATAATTGAGTGGTGTGGCTTTGCGCTTGCCAGCTGGTCCATTCAAGGCCTGGCTTTTGCCCTgttcacattttgttttttgttcagcAGAGCAAAACAGCATCACCA